The Bacteroidota bacterium genomic sequence CCGATGCTGACACAATATATTGGAGCGCTCGTCTTCCGGCGTCCGCCAAGCGCTTTGCAGAGTTTGCGTAGGTCAGGTGAACGAGGTCAACAGCCTGATCATCGCCGAGGTTCGCGAGATACAACATCGTGCTCGTTGAAATGATCTCCGTGCGTTCCAACTCGACCGGGTCGACTTTGTCCGGCGTGTCTTCCGACGTATGGTGGGTATAATCCGAGTGGCTGAACATGACCCCCGGAATCTTTCTGTCGATGAACATCATGTGGTCGCTCCCCCCTTCGTACGGTGTGATGCGGTAGTTGAATTGCGACAGGCTGCCGCGCGGCGTCCGGATGTCCATCCCGTCCACCATGTGCGCCATATTCTCTACGACATCGTTGAGAGCGGACGGGTTCGAATCCGGCGTCCTTGTTATACCCATCTCCGAATGGAGAAGGTCGAGGTTCTCACCGACCATATCGAGATTCATATTGGCAAGGAATTTCCCTCCAAGCTCCGGGCCGACAAGCTCGGGATGCGAGTCGATGTACGGCATCGTGCCGTTCCATTCGGGGACCCAAATGAACCGGAACGATCGCTTCGGTTTCGCCAGCCGCCCGTTGTCGGTCAACTCTTTTAATGTCCGCGCGATGTCAAGAATCGCCCCCGAGCCGCTCGCGTTGTCGTTGGAAGATTCCTTCGGGTGGTCGAGGTGTGCGCTGAAGACCATTTCTTCTTCAGGATGTTCCGTCCCCCGAATGTGCGCGACGACGACATCCATGAAATACGGTTCGAGGCCTATCCCTTTCACCTGCCCGTGCACGACGACCTTTTTCCCCGCCAGGAGCATGTCGCGGAGTTTCGTCCCCTGCCTGTTCGTGAGGTTGAAGCCGAACGTCACGCGGCTCAATTCATCCGTCCGCGGCCACATGCCGGTATATTGAAGCATGTCGGGATGTTCTTTTGCCCGGTCGTCATCAAGAAAACAGACGACCGCCTTCGCGCCGTACTTCAGGACTGCAAGACGGTGGACGGTGCCCCCGTATCCTGTCGCGAGCGCGATCTTTCCCCGCACATCCTTGCCGGTATAATCCTCATCCTTCTCGCCGCTGCCGACCCAGACAAGCTCGGCGGTGACGTCGCCGGGATCCGAGTACGTTATGACGCTCATCGCAATTTCAGGATAGCCGACGATCCGTTCGTCGTACGGCTCGACCATGCGCAGCTCGGCCCACGAAATATCCCAGCCGGACGGCGACTGCCATGTTTGGTAGGTCGTCTTGCCGTCGGATTTGAACGTTTCAATGTATGCGTCCTTCTCCGAAAAACCATAGCTCCGGAGCTTTCCGAGCACATAGTTCGCCGCATCTCTGTATTGACGCGATCCTTGAATCCGATGCCACCGCGTGATCTGGTAGACATGCTCTTTCGCCAGCTCGCCGCTGAGCGATTCATGCAGCAGGTCACGCGTTGTGTTATCAAGTAGGTTCGAGTGGTCCTGGCCGGCGAGGGGGGGCGAAAACACGATGGCGGCCGCAAGGAGGGGGATGAGGATCTTCATGAAATTTCCTTTCACATGAGAATTTTGCAGCGATGATTATTTTTTCTGAAGGCGCTTGAGCAATTGAATTTGGCCGGCGTGGTACACGTCATGCGAAACGATGCCGGACACCGTTTGAAGGGTTGTCCATTTGCTTCCGGAGGGATGTCGTTTGAGGTCGGAGGCTGTGAGGCCGGCGACCGCTTCACGCAAAAGCTCATGAGTGAGCTCAAGAAGCTCAATGTCCGTGCGCCATGCCTTTTCTGCGCCGTCGACGGGGCGTTTGAACCAATTGCTCCCTTTTAAGGGGAACGTTCCTTTTTTCTCCACCAGCAATTTCCGCCGCACAACATATTTCCAGTAAGCGCAATGAACGACAATTTCCCAAATGTTGTGCCTGGCGGGGGACGGCCTCCATGCCGCCTGCGGAGCGGTCAATCCCCTGATCGATCCGCGAAGATTCACGCCATGCCAGGCGTGTTGGTTGTACGATTCATCGATCGTTTGGAGAAGAGCCTCGATGGTGCCGGAGCTTTCGCTGCGTTTCATGCTGTCATCCTTTCAAGCCAGTGCATGACGCCGAATTTTTCAAGATCGACTTTCCCCTTTACAAAGACCACCCCCTCTTTTTCGAGCAGCTTTTTTTGCCTGTTGTGTCGTGCGGTTTTAGGAGGGAAAGAAATTTTTCCCTGTGCGTTGATGACCCGCTGCCATGGAACGCCGGAGCCGTGCGGAAGATGATGGAGCGCGTAGCCGACAAGCCGCTGCTGGCCGGGAAGCCCCGTCAGCTCTGCGACGTCGGCATATGACGCGACTTTTCCTTTCGGAATCTGTTTTATCGTCCTCCAAATCCGTTCATACTTGCCTGGCTCTTTCGGCATATCAATGTGAATGCCCCGCGGCGGTAGCTTTTTCTATTCCCAGAAGCTCGAGATCAAAGATCAGCACGGCGTTCGGCAGGATCTGGATTCCGCGCCCATCCGGTCCGTAAGCCAGGTCCGACGGAACATAGACCTCCCATTTCGACCCAACCGGCATCAATTGCAAAGCCTCCGATAATCCTTTAATGATCCCGTGCACGGGAAAAACCCCAGGCTTGCCAGTCTTGGCCGAGTTGTCGAACTCCGTTCCGTCGACCAGCGTCCCGCGGTAGTTGACCGATACCTGATCCTGCGACTTCGGCTTCTCACCGTTTCCCATCGTGATGACTTTATATTGGAGGCCGCTTGGAAGCGTTATCACTCCTTCTTTCTTTTTATTTTCCGCAAGAAAAGCTTCCCCTTCCTTTTTATTTTTCTCTCCGGCCGCTTTCATTTTCTCGGCGTGCGTTGCCATCATTTCCGTTTGAAAATCCATCATTGCCGACCGGAATTGTTCGTCGGTCAGGATCGACTTGCCGTCGCCGTTCATGTCTTTGAGCGCCTGGGCGAACGCGTCCGGGTTCAGCTCCATCATCCTTGGTTTCAAAAAATTCCTCTCAAAATCAACTCCCATGCCGTAGCTTACACTGTCCTGCAGGGTCTTTAATTCTGTTCTGTGTTGTTGGGCATTCTGACATGAGGAGAAAACGAAGCTGAGGACGATGGCTGCGAGAACTAAAGTATACTTCATTAATGATTTTCCTTATATGTGGCAGTGGGAAGACATTGCAAACGCTTCGGAATTATGACCATAATACGATTTTTATGCGGCGAATTCAATGAGGTGTTGAAGAAACGGAGAGAGAATTCCGGCTCTAGAGATAGCTAAGCCAGGGATCTTTTCTCCGCTTCTTGACCGCGGCGAACCAGCGGCATGCAGGATAGAGGGTCACAACGACAGCGGCCCAGATGAGGTAAACGAATCCGAGGCCGAACCCGTAGGAGTTCTCCCATGAACCGGGGGGCTGGTTTGAAAAAAGAAAGCCGACATCGTGAACAGTGAACGCGGCGACAACGATCGCCAAACAATGGATGAGATAAATATGAAGGACATAATAGAACATCGGAACGCGGCCGAAGATCACGAAGAAATCGGCAAGCCGTCCTTTCATTTTTTCCAGCACCGGAAGAAGCGCGATCGCCGGACCGAGGGTCATGAGGAGATAAAGGAGCGACGGCGGATATTTTTCACATTTGATGAACGATAGGACCGTGAAGACAAAATTCCTCTGTGCGGACCAGGGAACCGGGTCGCCGTAAAGATTCGTCGCGCGGATGACGATGAACGCGAGGATCATTCCAAGCCCGAGACGCAGGAGTATTTTCTTTCGAAGATGTTCCTCTTTCAACATCATCGTCCCGAAACCGTATCCCGCCGCCATCACGCCGACCCATGGGATGAGGGGATACAGCGCGATATAGACGTAATTCGGCCGGTAGAAGAAAAACCCGCCGCTGTGGATGATCTGCCACGGCCAGCCGAAGATCCCCATCTGCGCGGGCGTGACCGGGTCGAGCAAATTATGGAGCGCGATCATCGCCACGCCGAAGATAGCGACCGCCGTCGTCGGGAGGTAGATCAACCCGGACAGGACGATCATCGAAACACCGATCACCCAGATCACCTGGCCGAAGGAGAGCATATAATCGACGTTAAAAAGCCAGCCGAAACGGATCACCGTAAATTCGAGGACGATCAGCCACAGTCCCCGTGTGAGCAAAAATTTCGAGAGTTCCGGCTTTGTTTTGCCGCGCGACCCGGAGAGGAACGCTCCCGTTCCCGCAAGAAAAACAAAGACCGGCGCGCAGTAGTGAGTGATCCATCGGGTCAGGAAAAGCAATAAAGAAGTTTTTGAAAGATCGAGGGGGTCGAACCGGTAGTAAGAAAAGAAATCGCGGGTGTGGTCGAGCGCCATCACCACCATCACAAGGCCGCGGAGAAAATCGATAGAATCGAGCCGCGGTTTGGCCGGCGGGATCACCGTTGCCGGGGAATCAACCATGGGCGTGCGGTTCATCGTCGATGAGCTTTCCCTCATTGACAGTTCCTTCAACAAAAATGAAGAGGTCAATTCTCGGGTGAACACGATGCCCGAGGTCTGAAAATTTCAAGTCACAGTAATCGGCTATTTCGGAGGGGGGAAAAATTCAGGACAATGTGTGAGAAAGGGAGATGAAAGTCAAGGGAGATGACGGGCCGGTGATGTTGCAGATTGAGGATTCCCACTCTCGCTCCCAAACTCTGTTTGGGAGCGGCTTCGGTAACTCGTCTTTCGGCTGAGGAGATCTCTCTGTTCCCGATCGGAGATTGGGAACGAGAGAAAATGTTCACCCTGAGCGGAGCCGCGGCGCGCTCCGCTTGCTCCCCGAAGGGGTCCTGTAGGGACAGGATGAGCCGTCGCGGCGGAGTCGAAGGGCTACAGCTTGATTGTTTCCTTCAATCCGTCCATCTATTCAAAAGAACCTACTACCGAGATGACGGGCTGGCAGCGTTGCAGTTTGAGAATCCCCGGGTGCGTGTTACTC encodes the following:
- a CDS encoding heparan-alpha-glucosaminide N-acetyltransferase domain-containing protein, yielding MRESSSTMNRTPMVDSPATVIPPAKPRLDSIDFLRGLVMVVMALDHTRDFFSYYRFDPLDLSKTSLLLFLTRWITHYCAPVFVFLAGTGAFLSGSRGKTKPELSKFLLTRGLWLIVLEFTVIRFGWLFNVDYMLSFGQVIWVIGVSMIVLSGLIYLPTTAVAIFGVAMIALHNLLDPVTPAQMGIFGWPWQIIHSGGFFFYRPNYVYIALYPLIPWVGVMAAGYGFGTMMLKEEHLRKKILLRLGLGMILAFIVIRATNLYGDPVPWSAQRNFVFTVLSFIKCEKYPPSLLYLLMTLGPAIALLPVLEKMKGRLADFFVIFGRVPMFYYVLHIYLIHCLAIVVAAFTVHDVGFLFSNQPPGSWENSYGFGLGFVYLIWAAVVVTLYPACRWFAAVKKRRKDPWLSYL
- a CDS encoding DinB family protein produces the protein MKRSESSGTIEALLQTIDESYNQHAWHGVNLRGSIRGLTAPQAAWRPSPARHNIWEIVVHCAYWKYVVRRKLLVEKKGTFPLKGSNWFKRPVDGAEKAWRTDIELLELTHELLREAVAGLTASDLKRHPSGSKWTTLQTVSGIVSHDVYHAGQIQLLKRLQKK
- a CDS encoding MGMT family protein translates to MPKEPGKYERIWRTIKQIPKGKVASYADVAELTGLPGQQRLVGYALHHLPHGSGVPWQRVINAQGKISFPPKTARHNRQKKLLEKEGVVFVKGKVDLEKFGVMHWLERMTA
- a CDS encoding M28 family peptidase, which translates into the protein MKILIPLLAAAIVFSPPLAGQDHSNLLDNTTRDLLHESLSGELAKEHVYQITRWHRIQGSRQYRDAANYVLGKLRSYGFSEKDAYIETFKSDGKTTYQTWQSPSGWDISWAELRMVEPYDERIVGYPEIAMSVITYSDPGDVTAELVWVGSGEKDEDYTGKDVRGKIALATGYGGTVHRLAVLKYGAKAVVCFLDDDRAKEHPDMLQYTGMWPRTDELSRVTFGFNLTNRQGTKLRDMLLAGKKVVVHGQVKGIGLEPYFMDVVVAHIRGTEHPEEEMVFSAHLDHPKESSNDNASGSGAILDIARTLKELTDNGRLAKPKRSFRFIWVPEWNGTMPYIDSHPELVGPELGGKFLANMNLDMVGENLDLLHSEMGITRTPDSNPSALNDVVENMAHMVDGMDIRTPRGSLSQFNYRITPYEGGSDHMMFIDRKIPGVMFSHSDYTHHTSEDTPDKVDPVELERTEIISTSTMLYLANLGDDQAVDLVHLTYANSAKRLADAGRRALQYIVSASAQNVGTAWNDALNLVGHRAGWEIRTLESILTFNKSGNVGSEISAASNELRHQEEYFVQELRKAALHRGANGNSAAENPDTRIPVRLTRGPLDFGLPASKLKGSDSLYYSSPDFTLGGDERFELVNFIDGKNNVSEIRNALSAEYSPVPTRAVAHYLDDLVKVGVVKWK
- a CDS encoding FKBP-type peptidyl-prolyl cis-trans isomerase, translating into MKYTLVLAAIVLSFVFSSCQNAQQHRTELKTLQDSVSYGMGVDFERNFLKPRMMELNPDAFAQALKDMNGDGKSILTDEQFRSAMMDFQTEMMATHAEKMKAAGEKNKKEGEAFLAENKKKEGVITLPSGLQYKVITMGNGEKPKSQDQVSVNYRGTLVDGTEFDNSAKTGKPGVFPVHGIIKGLSEALQLMPVGSKWEVYVPSDLAYGPDGRGIQILPNAVLIFDLELLGIEKATAAGHSH